One window of Oncorhynchus gorbuscha isolate QuinsamMale2020 ecotype Even-year unplaced genomic scaffold, OgorEven_v1.0 Un_scaffold_550, whole genome shotgun sequence genomic DNA carries:
- the LOC124018573 gene encoding nanos homolog 3-like, producing MICQLQQLPRYMESENRRFQPWRDYMKLADAVREMQLGNFTSEPSTVEGHDSGICSTMVEFEEFPPRVLLLPITPVTTPPLWHDMEPLDSEIVPLHKHVALRPSSTEGPEPPTAASRSSAGTRVQRERMKATRSKTPEEVSSPERQSCSFCKHNGESESVFGSHSLKDQDGGVVCPYLRQYICPLCGATKAKAHTKRFCPRVETTYNSVYVKS from the coding sequence ATGATTTGTCAACTCCAACAGCTACCGCGTTACATGGAGTCCGAAAACAGGAGATTCCAACCGTGGCGGGACTACATGAAGCTAGCGGACGCAGTGCGGGAGATGCAGTTAGGGAACTTCACATCAGAACCGTCAACTGTTGAGGGTCATGACTCCGGGATATGCTCGACCATGGTGGAATTTGAAGAGTTTCCGCCGCGAGTCTTGCTGTTACCGATAACACCTGTGACGACACCACCCCTATGGCACGACATGGAACCCCTGGATTCCGAAATCGTCCCCTTGCATAAACACGTTGCTTTACGTCCGAGCAGCACCGAGGGTCCCGAGCCCCCTACAGCAGCGTCCAGATCCTCCGCGGGCACCCGGGTccagagggagagaatgaaggcGACCCGCTCTAAGACACCGGAGGAGGTGTCATCACCTGAGCGCCAGTCCTGCAGCTTCTGCAAACACAACGGGGAGTCTGAGTCTGTGTTTGGGTCCCACAGTCTAAAGGACCAGGATGGGGGCGTGGTGTGCCCGTACCTGCGGCAATATATCTGCCCTCTATGCGGGGCCACCAAGGCCAAAGCCCACACCAAGCGCTTCTGTCCCCGGGTGGAAACCACCTACAACTCGGTCTATGTCAAGTCATAG